Part of the Psilocybe cubensis strain MGC-MH-2018 chromosome 11, whole genome shotgun sequence genome is shown below.
TATGCTTTGGAGGTTCTTGCGAAAGGATTCTTCTTCGTGTTGGCAACTTCAGGTATGTCCTGGCTTGATATTAGTAGGTGATTGAGGTGATGTATGATTTTATACCTCCATAGATAATCCCGTTTGGAGGGCAAGTCGCAAGTCTATTCAGCCGTTTTTCTCGGTACAGGCGACGGATGCACACGTCCGCATCATGGAACGGGAATCATCCGTCCTGCTGCATGATGTACTTCACAATCCCAATGTCGGTATCTGATAGCCCTACAACAGACTCGTCAAGCTGATAAATCTACGACAGGATCTAACCTCTCACATCATTCGTTACACCTTCTCATCCATCACAGATCTCGCTTTCGGAAAGCGTGTTTTAAAACCCGACTCTCCCGAAATTCTGAACTTTCGCTCATACATCCGAACATTCGCCAAGGCTGTCTCTCCAGAGGCGGCGCCGGTGGACTTGATACCTATACTCAGATATGTCCCTGACTTCCTGGCTCCGTGGATGAAACTATGGTGCGAGACTCAGACGCAGCAGCGCTCGTTgtacttttcttttcttgaccATGCTGAGCGTACGACGGGGGGAGGTAAGGAGAAGAGTATCATTCAGACGACGCTGGAGCAGCGTCGTGAGCTTGGGTTAACTCGGGAGATGGTGGCGTAAGTAACGATGATCTTGGATGATTGCTAGCTGATCCGGTGCGTATAGGTACACTGGAGGCGCTCTTCTTGATGCGGGAACGGAAACGATAGCTACTACGACGAGATCTCTGCTTCTTTGCCTTATGAGTAGGCCTGCGTGCCTGAAAAAGGCACAGGAAGAGATCGATGATCTTATTGGAGACAAACGACTTCCCCTTGCCAGTGACATCGACGCCTTGCCGTACATTCAAGCCCTAATAAAAGAGGTTTGTCGAACTCTTTGTATCTGCTGAATAGTTGCTTGAtgtcttgttgttgttagGTTCATCGTTTTAGACCTGCTTTGCCTTCCGGGCTTCCACATGCCACTGTTAATGATTGTCACGTACGTTCATGcttccattcatcttccCCAAATTGATGTTGATACTGTGACGTATCTTGATTTAGTATCGAGGATACACAATTCCAAAGGGATCATCTATATTTATCAACACATGTAAGTCTATCATATAGGCTTACCTGTCTGTCGAAAGGTCTCGCTCATATGACTTCGACAGGGGGGATCTTTCATGATCCAGGCAAGTCATACTTGAATGGATGTCCCATTTTCCAACATTATTTATTGCCTTAACCTCGTAGAATTGTTCGAACGGCCAGATGACTTCTGGCCGGAGCGATTCCTGCTGACACCTGATGGAACAAAGCCCGGTTTAGAAAAAGAGTATTCCTTTCGATCAAGCCTCGCGTTTGGTAGCGGAAAGGTAGTTAAACTGTGTTTCTGACTACATATTCTGCTCACTACATGTCTTCGATTACAGAGGTTGTGTCCTGGTATACACTTTGCGGGCACAAGCTTGGTATGCTTTGTTTCCTTTGCATCTTTTTGCTGCTGATAAGATATCATAGAATGTTGCGGTTATGCGTCTTATATGGGCGTTCGATTTCTCCCTTGGTGATGATTTCAGTGGAGCTGACCGCCCATGGATGCTAGAGGATGATTATGAGGATGTGAGTACCTTGATACTTCTTcagttgaattttttctgaAAGGACATGAAGGGTATTGCCCTGGCGCCTAAGGAGTACTTCTGCAAGGTCACTCCACGCAGCGCGGAAAGGGCCAAGGTCATCGAGGACTGCTATAACCTATACAACAACTCCGACGTGTAGTTCCAGTTTGTAGCGCAGAGTGTACAATATATACATGAACTTGAGGTTGCAGCAAAATACATGTTTTGTGTAAGCTAATATACGTGCAATTGAATGAGTCTACTTACGACTCGAGGCAACATAAGGGGCACTAAATTGATGCCAGGAGCTATAAATCACTAAATTTCCTCTTGACGTCTTGGAGTTATTAATGATCTTTCTCCTCTGAATCTGTTATTACATGCGTTGAGGATCCAATCTTACCTCCCGAAGAAAGTTATAAAACTCGAATAGCTTGACCATGACACTATCTTATGCTCGGCTAGATTTCGACTCCGTAGCAGGGACAGCCAAAAATAAACACAGCGCCCATTCTTTCCAGGTATAAGCTTGAACATATGCCGATTCTGCGAGCCTGCACTGAAGAATTAGATCGGAGTAAGCATAATAACAATGTCATTTTACTAGTAAGTAACACCTATATTGAAATTCAGGCAACCTGAACTGCATTTACATGTTTACTGATTTATCAGTGACCATAACACTCAATCTGTGTTTAAAATAGATTAGGTGAATTACTTTAGCGGAGGTTATCGTTATTTGATTCCGGGTTTCGCAAGTACCGAAATCAAGCACAACCACAGATGGATTACAATTTTATCATACTCTTGTACCCATACCTGTGCAATATTTCATTTGTCCATTTCGCGCGTCTACCTTGACATTACATGGGATATCCGATTGCCTGCCAGACGAGAACCGGCGCTCTCAAACTCCGGCATACTGTTGCCACTGTCAGTGATGTACGTACCTAAAAATAATTGCCATTTATATTTAAGCAGGACGTTCTCTTACAGGATTCTTTCGTCTCCTTCATTCGTCTCCTCCTACTTGAGTGTACAATGGAGCAAGGTTTTGAAGCAGCGTCGCTTCTTGGTGTATTCTTGCTTTTGTGGATAATTGTCAAAATTGTTGGTATTGGTCGTCGAGACCCAACACTTCCTCCAGGCCCTCCAACAATACCGATTTTAGGAAACCTGCACCTTCTGCCTTCAAAATACGTGTTCCTGAGGTATTATCAAATTACTCTGCGCTTTACATATAGTAATATGCGTTTTTCCAGGTTCTTGGAGTGGAGCAAAGAATATGGGGGGATTTTCTCGGTGAGAAAGCTGGCAATGATATCCGAGAAAACTAATCACAAAAGCAGCTGAAAGTCGCAAATTCGACTATAATCGTAATATCGGACATGCAGATTGTTAAGGAACTTCTTGATAATCGTGCCAGTGAAACATCAAGTCGACCTTCTATCCATGCACTGGACGCAATTTGTGGAGGAAACTTCTTTGCTTTGGCATCATCACGTAACTTCTCGCTCTCAATGTCACCGCCTTGCATCTAAAGATGTCTGCTTAGATACCGACCTCTGGAAAACGGGTAAAAAATTAATCGGCCCCTTTATGACACCGAACGCTATCAAACCACGTATCCCTGTTGTCGAGCGAGAGAGCCTCCAACTCTTGCAAGATCTTGTACGGAGCCCAGAAGTCAGTGAACCGCTTGACTTGCCCATCATCTGGTCGATACTCATTGCTTAATTTGGCTTATCTAGAACCTATGCGCCCACATATTTCGATTCTCCTTATCGTCTGTAACCACCATCGTATATGGGGAAAGAGTGACTACCCACGACTCGGTTTATAGCACCGAGTTCTCGGGATATCTTGAACACTTCCTTAAAGCGATATCGCCAGAATCCGCCCCTGTAGATCTTATACCTCTTCTTCGATATATTCCTGCACGCTTTGCCCCATGGAAAGGCGTTTGGAAGGAGACTGGATTGCGCCAGCGACGCATCTACTCATCATTTTTTGAAGACGCCGAACGTGAAATCAAAAGTGGACGGCGGAGTGGAAATTTCATTGAGACTATATTGAATAGACAGGAAGAACTTGGACTAAGTCGTGATCTAGCTGTGTGAGTATCTATTTGGCTGCTCATCATTGAGTACTAACGCAGTTATTAAAAGCTACCTTGGAGGATCCATGTTAGATGCAGGGACAGAATCAACATCCGCTATAGTTCAATCTCTTATTCTATGCCTCGCCCAGTATCCCGACGTTATGAAAAAGGCTCaagatgaaattgacagtTATGTTGGAGATGGAAGGTTACCAGTACCTGGTGATATCGATGGCCTACCTTACGTCCAAGCTGTTGTTAAAGAGGTAACAAGATTCGACTATTACTTAATCCAGACTAATAAGATTTACCAACAGGTCCATCGTTTCAGAACGGCTGCCCCAACTGGACTACCACACGCGCCAACGCATGATCTTGAGGTAAGTTATGCTTTGCGAAGATATTCACGCCATCACAAACGACTACAGTATCGAGGTTGTATCATTCCAAAAGGAGCCACAATCATGGTTAACGTTTGTACGTCTATAATTAAACCACATATAATACGTACCAGCTAAATATTTGCAAACAACCTTGAAGGGGCGATACTCCATGACCCAGGTCAGTATTGCGGATCCTTATCCATATTCTTCACCAGGAATAGTATTAAAATTCTGGATCATTCAGAGCTCTTTGAATGTCCGGACACATTTTGGCCGGAAAGGTATCTTTTAAATCCAAATGGGACCAGGCCAGGACTGGAGAAAGATTACACCGTACGAACGAGCCTGCATTTCGGTAGCGGAAAGGTATGTCATGCATTGCGACGATATCCAACAATTAATCACCCATTACTCAGAGGCTCTGTCCTGGGATGCACTTTTCTAACACATTGATGGTATATTTTGAGCAAATTTCCCGAATTTTGactgaaaaatgaaaaaaagggTATCGTGGCCATGCGACTGCTATGGGCTTTTAATTTCAGTCCAGAGAACGGATCCGCTAAGCCACACAACACTTTGGATATTATTGATGGATATACAGAGGTATTAACATTTTTTTACCATCGTAAACCGACTAACGACGTGCTATTAGGGAATTGCATTTGCTCCTAAAGATTTGAAATGCAAAATTGTCCCTCGGAGCCAAGAAAAGATCGATATCATCACTGAGTATTACGATAACCAAAATCGCAAAATATAGCATTCTTTCCTAGAATTCACGATAGGTCAATGTCTCTATTTGTTTGTATTTCACTCTCTAGAAGAAACTCCTGTACCTACCAATGCAGTTAAGATCAATGAATCATTTAATCACATCATATGATCAAGCCGGTTCTCCGGGTTCAGAGTAAAACATTTCCGTACATCTGCAGCATAGTATCAAGAACAAGATAAACCTATGAATCTGGAATCCCATTTTTTATGACAGATTTGGGGTTTCTCATGCTAATAGGTGCATGAAAGCTCATACTACACCTTAGACTCACAGAGGAACAAAGACTACGACTAGATCAGTAATTTTGATTCAGGTGACACATTCAACTAATTAAAGACACCCACTAAAGGTATCGCCTACAGAACGACATGAACAATTTCCGAGCAGAGCAACGTATAATTTGGGCATGGGAAGGAGTGAGCTTCGGGTGATCCGAACTTTGATACGGAACAAATATTTAGTCGGAGTTGAATACAATGTGCATGGACTTCTACTTGGTACAAAAACACTATAACCAAGGAAAAACAGTCCAATTTTAATTGTCCATTTTACAATGATAGATATGAGATAGCCTAGTATGAGAAGTACCACCAAGGTCATAGACGGCTCTAATTTTCTGCAGAAAAATCTGAGACATTTCTTCCATCGCCGGATGCCACCCGACGCCAAGTTCACCATGATCTCGAATGGCATTCCCCAGGTCATGTACACCAATACAACAATACTCAGCCGCTAGTAGCGGATCATATTATAGGTGATGCTATCCGGAGTCTAGAAGGAAGACGGACATATTCCTATTGGAAGGAAGATAAGCCTTCTATGAATAAAGCCTCGTGTAGAAACACGATGTTTGTGTTTTCCCAAACGTCTTCGGGGACGCTTCATCGATGATCAGGGTGCACGTCAGACCGACATATGATTGAGGAAAAGTGCAGAATGTATGGGCATCACCGTTCTAATTTATTTATCTAGATTAGGGTTCCGCCATTAAACCCCATTCTACTCCACTATTGATTTGCGTCGAGGAATGGCCGGCAGAGGATCCGTGGTCTTAAAAATATCTTGACATTTCGATTGCCCTGTGACTATTAtgattgaattttttctgaCTGGCTGATGAATCGAGGACTGAGATAACTAGTAACCGGCTTCTAGCTCTATTGGGTCTACAAACATTGGGCATATACATTAAGGGGTACCGAGTGAGTGCTCCTCTTGCTGCGACTCACGCTAATACCCCCATGAACTCCACATCTATATTACCACCTCCAGAATCATTGCAGACAGTGATACATACACTGCAGACTATCCAACTAACCAGAATGTTTAGAGGTAGGCGGAGGGTTCTAAGCAATGATATACCCTACTGAATTGCCTCTAGTCTCCGCCGTGTGCATTGTTCTGTATGATTACTGTATGTCGAGGATCCTTGATATCCCTAGACGTCTGACATCATTCAACCTTTCAAAGTTATCACGCTTGACCAAGAGGTAAGTTTGAACATGATTGACGTCTCCACAGCAAATTGACGATGTCGGATAATACAAGGTTTCATTCTTATGGGTAAGAATTGCAAATTTTCTCAAATTATGCCACTTGTAGCTCAGGCCACTGCTCATGACAGAGTAAAAGAATCTCCCTCGTTAAGCTGTTGTATTTTTTGGTTAGTTGGATATTATTTCCCACAGTCTGAACGGCGCACTAAAATCCGAATACTATTCACAGAATCGCTACTACTTCGTTGGAACATCCATGTAAGACCTCGTCCATCGTTGCTTGTGGTGGAGATAGCTGACGAATCTATTAGATATGCGATATATGGTGCACGATGCAATTTTTTATCAACGTTTCACCTCTGACAGTGACATACCCCAGGATTCTTTTTTCCCGGTGTCGATGATAATGTAAGCAGATCTAAAGCTTCACCGTTCATCGTCTGAGTCCTTGAGTTCAGTTGTAAGGTTTTTATTCTATAGGGATGCCAAGGAAGAATGTATCATTGATTCTCTTACGTGCATCCTTTTTTCAGCTGTGAGTCATCGTACTGTGTGGCTTCTCGGTTGGACAGCACTGATCGCTTAACTCCTTGTTGTAGGTTTGACCTTCATGGCATGGCAAGGATGGACGAGTTTTATAGGCACATTGCTTGCGCAAGGCAAGTGCACGCTCACTCATTTAAAAGCTCAAATTTCCTGTACTGATGTGgttgttgtttttttgcAGCAATTTTGCAGGTCCGATTGTATGCTTTGTATTCTACCAGCCGGAAGTTGCTCGCTTTCATGGTCCCATGCTACGTTTTGTCGGTCCTAGCATCTTTGCTCATCGTCCAGCAGgcagaaaatcaaatcagaGTAGGTTAGTAGGATCAAATGACATTCTTCGTATGCTCTTCGGGGGCTTATCGATCGTTAATTCAAGATCATGCGGCGATTGCTATTCCGATCCCAGGGGGCCACTTTTGCGCTGTGTCTCGTATCCCAAAGTATATTTACTCTTTTTGGATACCAACCTTTGCTTTCGACTGGCTCTTGTGTACGCTGGCCATCCGTAGGGGGTACTGGTATTTTAAAGATTTCAAGTCTTATGGTCCCCCGTCGCGGTACATCACAGGCGTTCGGATGGTGGATATCTTAGTGAGAGACTCTGGCCTTTATTTCATCGCGTACGTGAGAATAACCACGTTTTTCTCTGACACGACTCTGATGCTGATATCAAACAGAATGGCGGTGACATACCTTGTGTGCATGATTATCTGGATAGTGGATTTGGTAAGATTTCTGGGCCTTTTTTCATGGAGCATATTATCTGACATGAGAATGACATAACTGTTGACAGGATCTTTTCGACGCTCCTCTAGGGTTCTCCGTTGCAATGTCATCCACGTTGTGCAGTCGAATGATTCTCAAGGTGCACACGGATTGTTTCGAAACAGTGGTGATAGAAGACTTCGACTGTGCATGAAAATTGCCGAAATTCGGATATTGCATCAAAACTTCGTGCGAGACCCTTTTCCTTTGTGTTATTCGGGCAGTTAAACTCACATAGATGAAAAAATAGTCTTTAGGAACGTGGACCACGAGTTCACAATCACTCCATTTTGGTACCCTAATAGAAGGCATCAGCACGTAGGAACTTCAAAGTTGGACGTATACGCGAATCGCCTAGCGGTAGAAGTTTCGATGTCTTATTCTCGGATGCCACCTGGCGGAGCCTTCCGGAAACCACCGACTCGCCGAGGGCGTTTAAACTTTATTAGTACATATTACTAGAACATTTCAATGGGTATACATATTATCCAAAAGCATAACTCCGCACCTTTAGTCAATTTATATCACATCTGTGGGGTTTCATTCACGATTATAGCATAGGGATCAATGATTTGAGGGTTATCGACGTCTTATGAGAGGGATGAATGCGACGTTCCCGGGGTAGATGGGGTCGGGTTATGGCCAAGATTTGTAAGAGCTATTTTGCTGGCCACAATGACGTGGGAGCCATTGACTGGGGGCGTTTAATAGTTCACATCCCCCACAGGGATTACAGACACAGTGCTGACTATTGGCACCATGTAGAAATTGAACTCGCTCAATGGGGATTCCACTGAGTTGTATTCCGGGACGAGCAGAGCGATGGAGTAGACAGTCAGAACGAGAACATATGTCGCCGAGGATTCTGCAAGTATGGTCACGATGTGGGAGTACCGCATTTTAGTCCTAGAAATCGAAGAGCATTTTGTCATGTAACTGTGTGAATTAGATACCCGATGGGAAGTGCGGTGGGGGAAGTGTCCGACGATGCTGGTACGAGTGACATGGAACTAGCCAATTTACACCAATACAACGCTTTCCTGGGTGGGGGCGACAGAGAAGCCTGAAACAGTTATTCGCATGGAAAGATAAACAACGATTATGTGCAGCACTTGCCTGGAAAGATGAGGTAATTCCTTTAATATTCCTTCTGTTGCAAAATTAGAATAAAATTGGGGGGCAAAGAAATATAGACGCACCGAGAAAAAAGGAGTCAAACGAAAGTTGCAAAAAAGAGACGATGATTCCATCGATAAGGATTCGGGCGGAGCTTGAATTTGGTTAGGGGTTCACTTCAGCGATTTGTCATTATATTGCAATTGACGAAGCATAAGTTTCTGAAAGTCAGCCTCTGACAGAAAAACACGCGTGTCTGCCTTTATTTTCTGTTGGAATGGGTAAATTCTGACGCGGATGCGCGATATGTGTTGTGTGAACGCAGGGCGTGATCCTGCTAATGCTAGCAGCTTAAAGGCTACCGCTTCTTCTGCTACTCGCTTTCACACTTCATTATACTGATCATGTTATGAGATGGATATCTAAGCCAAAACAATCTCTTTCCACACTCTTCCAGGAGGAAGAATAACGTCCATACAGTCGTTATATATAAACCCGATTCCCCGTCTCTCCGCTATGACCTTGTCTTCTCCGACCCAGGCGATTAACATGGCCCAATAATACGGTCGCTTATGTTTGATCGTATCGTTAAAGTATCCATCATACTTGTCCATGCTTGAGAGGAGGATAAGCTCATGCGGCCCTTTCACCGTTTGCATTGACCTTGGGTTGTCTAGCTTAACCCCACCGCATTGCTTACCTCTTTGCCCTCTAAGAGAGTAGACCATTGCCATTTCCAGCTCAGATCCTGCAGGAGGTTTTTTCAAGGCTTCGACCACGACTGTGAACGCGAAGAAGTGGAGGAAGTGATATTTGCGTTTGGTCAACTCTGATTTGATGATCTCCTCACGGCGAGGATCATCCAGGGTCGGTTGTGTTTGAAGACcatcaagaaaagaaggtCTAATGCGACCGTATGGGTCGCTGGGGGTCGGACGGTACGCAATGGTATGTTCGTCTGGCGCTCCGTGGGTCTCCTCATTTGATAGATCCCAAACTAGTTCCAAGCTCGCTGTTCCTGGGCTTCGTTTATACCAAATTATATATGTTTTCGTCTTCAGCCATGTATTGGTTGAGTTAGCGTCATAACAGAAGCGCGCATAGCCGTCTTTAATTCCATTCCAACCTGCCCATGACCAACTTGGAAAGTCCTCTTGGCGAACAGGCCGCGTGGTTGCTCGAGGAAAGTTATCCCAGCTTAAAATGCTGATATCGAATGACGATGTAAATAGGCCTTCCAGAATGCCCGACTTTGCCTGGCGTGAGACgtattgaagaattccagTAAATCCATGGATAGTATCGGTTATTTTGGTGAGCTTTCGAGGTGCATACCggaaaagatgaaagatgCACGAAGCGAGAGGGTGCTTATCGTTGTCCTCCGCAAACATGATTTCCCCTCCTGACGAGAGAACTTTATTGATAGCAGTGGGAAAACAATCATATAGAGTATCTTCAGTCCAACAGTTAGATCGACATCGAAAGAATACTCGATCTTCGGTGAACACCAAAGTGCGGTGGGATAATACGAGCTCCTGCATACTGATAGTGTTTTTTCGTTAGAACGAGAGATTTATAGAAATACACGAGGAAGAATATACGAACGTCCACGCGCGCTTAGAATGGGTTCCCGTCATCGCATTGTATACCCCATTGATTATCGTCATATTTATTCCAGGCAAAACTTCGAACACTTCCTGATACACGTCCCTTGAATCAGGATGTACACCAGGGAGTCCTGCATTGAAGTCGGATCCATAACTGGCGATGATGGTGCATAGAGAGCATTGATATACGAGATCCATGTGTGAGACGCCGTCCAACATATCTTCGTTGTTGTCCTGAATGAGACAGAGACTGTCAACCCATAGGTACCTCTGTCCAATCATCTGGACCAAGTCCATTGCATCCCGTACCGTCACAGGAACCTTATCACGATGGTCCTTGAATGCCCCTTTCTGTGTCAAGATATCGAGTGTACCCTGCTCGAGCCGTATGAGGGGGCTGACTGGCCCCCAGACGTAACTCAAAGCTAGATACTGATCGCCGGGTTTCGCTTCAACGATGCACTGATCCAGCGTATCGATGAGCCGCAGGATCTTCACACCGTTTGGATTCTCTGCCGTCTTTATAACGTCGTTCCTGGGCCTGCATTTCTCTCCATGGTGCTCTTCGCACAAGCTGATCCATTTCCTCATCAGCGCAGGGTCGATGGTGTCCTTCACTATTCGGGCGGATCCATGGGGGGATGTAGCAGTGTCCTCGTTCAAAAAGGACAGATTACTTCCATCGGTCTCAAAAAAGAATCCACCTTGCTCTCTCCATTCAATAGATGCAGGTCCCGTCTGGTACAAGTAGGCAAGCCCCGAGTTGTCAATGTAGGATTGGATCaagatgcagaaggggcaTTTAGGATGCTTCGTTGCTCGTTTCTTGACTTGTTCCCATGTCCCAAGTGAGTATTCCAAGGGTTTACGGTTGTTCGTATTAGCGAGGTTGATTTGCCTGCAGACGTTGCATAACGGGGCGAGCTTTGCGTGCTGATTTTCAGTAGAGTATCAGAGCCTTTCATTCATTTAGATATCCTAGTTATAGTTTACCTTGGGCATATTGCTCTCGTATCTCTTTTGGTTAACAGCGAGTGGGGGAAAGAGATGCCAGCGAGACCCACCTCTTCGGTATGTTGGCAGCTTATAACATACGTCGTTTACTATTACTAAATCATATGCCACTTTAGGAGCTCAACTCTCTCACCAGCCTGAGGGCTAATTTTAGTAATTTTACCCTGTGTGACACTGCCACGGTGTTTTGACTTCGCGGCGGTACTTTCGCGATTACCACATCTCTGTAACCTATTGAAAGTACGGAGAGAAAAATTCGGATCATATATCTTTAAGTTCCTATTAAGTGTTGGACTTCAACTTCTCCTGACACAGGTAACAAATTAACGAGTCAATGTGGTCTCTGCCTTCGCCAATAGAAAGATGATTGTTATATCGGGAAATTAACAACAACACTTCATAAATTACAAGTCataattaattttattaAAATCCTATTGAAATGTCTTCAATGAGTCGGATGCCTATTATAA
Proteins encoded:
- a CDS encoding Cytochrome P450 monooxygenase virE; translated protein: MGDARLYTFAFVVGVAWLVVKLMRIGRRDRALPPGPPTIPLLGNLHVLPRKFVFLKFSEWKKEYGGIYSLKLANATAIVLSDMRIVKELLDDRSSETSSRPYFYALEVLAKGFFFVLATSDNPVWRASRKSIQPFFSVQATDAHVRIMERESSVLLHDVLHNPNDLTSHIIRYTFSSITDLAFGKRVLKPDSPEILNFRSYIRTFAKAVSPEAAPVDLIPILRYVPDFLAPWMKLWCETQTQQRSLYFSFLDHAERTTGGGKEKSIIQTTLEQRRELGLTREMVAYTGGALLDAGTETIATTTRSLLLCLMSRPACLKKAQEEIDDLIGDKRLPLASDIDALPYIQALIKERLCPGIHFAGTSLNVAVMRLIWAFDFSLGDDFSGADRPWMLEDDYEDDMKGIALAPKEYFCKVTPRSAERAKVIEDCYNLYNNSDV
- a CDS encoding Cytochrome P450 monooxygenase (Cytochrome P450 monooxygenase ARMGADRAFT_1018417), producing the protein MQIVKELLDNRASETSSRPSIHALDAICGGNFFALASSHTDLWKTGKKLIGPFMTPNAIKPRIPVVERESLQLLQDLVRSPENLCAHIFRFSLSSVTTIVYGERVTTHDSVYSTEFSGYLEHFLKAISPESAPVDLIPLLRYIPARFAPWKGVWKETGLRQRRIYSSFFEDAEREIKSGRRSGNFIETILNRQEELGLSRDLAVYLGGSMLDAGTESTSAIVQSLILCLAQYPDVMKKAQDEIDSYVGDGRLPVPGDIDGLPYVQAVVKEVHRFRTAAPTGLPHAPTHDLEYRGCIIPKGATIMVNVWAILHDPGQYCGSLSIFFTRNSIKILDHSELFECPDTFWPERYLLNPNGTRPGLEKDYTVRTSLHFGSGKRLCPGMHFSNTLMGIVAMRLLWAFNFSPENGSAKPHNTLDIIDGYTEGIAFAPKDLKCKIVPRSQEKIDIITEYYDNQNRKI